The Akkermansia sp. N21116 genome includes a region encoding these proteins:
- a CDS encoding nucleoside monophosphate kinase, whose protein sequence is MKKLKRFILVGGPASGKGTQGRYLSDTFRLETLSTGALLRREIENCTALGRRAQSYMEQAKLVPDEVVNDIVRTWLADADDSSWILDGYPRTVAQAETLDNFLSQRGLGIDVVVWMDVSRKLIEQRILQRRECSSCNFVVQNSTLEICPKCGGTMTTRKDDNIDAFAKRWKDFESMTLPVARYYESRGLVVKISVTEEREACDVSRELSEKLNVYAESKD, encoded by the coding sequence ATGAAAAAACTCAAGAGATTCATTTTGGTTGGCGGTCCCGCATCGGGAAAAGGCACTCAAGGCAGATACCTGTCCGACACGTTCCGACTGGAGACTTTAAGTACGGGAGCCCTGTTGCGCCGGGAAATCGAAAATTGTACGGCTTTGGGAAGGAGAGCTCAAAGCTATATGGAGCAGGCCAAGCTCGTCCCTGACGAAGTTGTCAACGACATCGTTCGTACCTGGCTCGCCGATGCCGACGATTCCTCTTGGATCCTCGACGGATATCCCCGTACTGTTGCCCAAGCGGAAACGCTCGACAATTTCCTTTCCCAGCGCGGACTGGGAATCGATGTTGTCGTTTGGATGGATGTTTCCCGCAAATTGATCGAGCAGCGCATCCTCCAGCGCCGCGAATGTTCGTCCTGCAACTTTGTCGTTCAGAACAGTACTTTGGAAATCTGCCCCAAGTGCGGAGGAACCATGACAACGCGCAAGGATGACAACATCGACGCTTTCGCCAAACGCTGGAAAGACTTCGAATCCATGACGCTTCCCGTCGCCCGCTACTACGAATCCCGCGGCCTTGTCGTGAAAATCTCGGTCACGGAAGAACGCGAAGCCTGCGACGTTTCCCGTGAACTTTCCGAGAAACTGAATGTCTACGCGGAAAGCAAGGACTGA
- a CDS encoding phosphotransferase, which yields MSRHGSTSSSAQIQPTFAPGCTTWIEKDRHRVVKRAETSETRLILRRLCSLASSLSVQLDVAIPCLQESPDGLFSYPLLPGNPPNPQKDNSALISYETSLGSLLAKLHNLDPNSLPLPQATDPCTSLASMLETVHAAFTLPGHLANTAHCLLEGNTWAPYTTLIHGDLHEGNILVQNGEITAILDWASCRTGNPGEDFFFHLMGYGTASLKRLLDVYRHHGGHTWPRMDEHIALLLATYPIRYAAIALQSGNPTLLAAAQNFLEMPPDWPSVHHISLSGL from the coding sequence ATGAGCCGTCACGGGTCCACGTCATCCTCCGCACAAATCCAGCCGACTTTTGCCCCCGGCTGTACCACATGGATTGAGAAAGACAGGCACCGCGTCGTCAAACGCGCGGAAACTTCCGAAACCCGACTTATTCTGCGAAGGCTGTGTTCTCTGGCTTCTTCGCTTTCTGTCCAATTGGATGTCGCCATCCCTTGCCTGCAGGAAAGCCCGGACGGACTTTTTTCCTATCCACTTCTTCCCGGAAATCCACCAAACCCGCAGAAAGACAACTCAGCTCTGATTTCCTATGAAACCTCACTGGGCAGTCTGCTCGCCAAGCTTCACAACCTGGATCCGAATTCCCTGCCGCTGCCCCAAGCCACAGATCCCTGCACGTCTCTTGCTTCCATGCTTGAAACCGTACACGCTGCCTTCACACTGCCCGGTCATCTTGCCAATACAGCGCACTGTCTGCTGGAAGGAAACACGTGGGCACCGTACACAACCCTCATCCACGGCGACCTGCATGAAGGCAATATCCTGGTACAAAACGGGGAAATCACCGCGATCCTGGATTGGGCATCCTGCCGAACCGGAAATCCCGGGGAAGATTTTTTCTTCCATCTCATGGGATATGGAACTGCAAGCCTGAAACGGCTCCTTGATGTCTACCGCCATCATGGCGGGCACACCTGGCCACGCATGGATGAACACATCGCCCTCCTGCTCGCCACATATCCTATCCGCTATGCGGCAATCGCTCTCCAATCAGGGAATCCAACCCTGCTCGCAGCAGCACAGAACTTTCTGGAAATGCCGCCCGATTGGCCTTCCGTCCACCACATCAGCCTTTCCGGGCTATAA
- a CDS encoding class I SAM-dependent methyltransferase, whose translation MDTSVCSRPLNCAQAWIAGIVRKGDRVVDATAGNGHDTLFLAHLVGEEGSVDVFDIQQEALTATEKRLREAGCLYRGVHFHAESHARMREFVAPGIRAAMFNLGYLPGGDKSVVTCMEDTLPALEATRDLLEPGGVLTVVCYPGHEGGDTEASCVSEWMKTLDPHEWRVAELSHWNAPGKAPFLLAGFRLR comes from the coding sequence ATGGATACGTCAGTTTGTTCTCGGCCTCTGAATTGCGCTCAGGCGTGGATTGCAGGCATTGTACGGAAAGGAGACCGCGTTGTGGATGCAACGGCGGGGAATGGACACGATACACTGTTCTTGGCGCATTTGGTGGGAGAAGAGGGAAGCGTAGATGTATTCGATATCCAGCAGGAGGCTTTGACTGCTACGGAGAAACGCCTGCGAGAGGCAGGGTGCCTGTACCGGGGGGTACATTTTCATGCGGAGTCGCATGCGCGAATGCGGGAGTTCGTTGCTCCCGGGATTCGTGCGGCGATGTTTAATCTGGGTTATTTGCCCGGTGGAGACAAGAGCGTCGTCACGTGTATGGAGGATACGCTTCCGGCGCTGGAGGCGACTCGGGATTTGTTGGAGCCGGGAGGGGTTTTAACCGTCGTCTGCTATCCCGGTCATGAAGGCGGAGATACAGAGGCATCTTGTGTTTCGGAATGGATGAAGACCCTTGACCCGCATGAATGGCGGGTGGCGGAGTTGTCCCACTGGAACGCTCCGGGGAAAGCTCCCTTTCTGCTTGCCGGGTTTCGGTTGAGGTAG
- a CDS encoding glycoside hydrolase family 95-like protein has translation MQISSMILLTACLCLSAGACPLAWGGDVSANVSSAGESVSVRVDWPSYLGARDMVWKKAPTAWDNAPFLGNGLVGMQVMRDSKNKKMLKLCLGRMDAQEHMEIDDGKDGKKTGDWTYHRYRVPIGYFSFEMPDEIKHWDLRLRLWDAELTGTVGTDGGKYAIRAYVHATAPVLVMEMTPEQGAPVPVWNWNPFGADSPRMNSWSKNLWKKEAPDLELARKGEAVSLAGGIKGWRQPLRPSGEVGTAWKFVSGAKGKQTLYISIDHSFPGNTATAEASSCVGKAVAAPAGVLEQLHRDWWHKFYPEAFLSIPDSYWDSFYWAQMYKIGSGMRANGPVLDLQGPWTALEVNSWPGVWWNLNVQLTYWPCYTGNRLEAAKSLSNTLKKYRTNLINNVDEQYRSDSAGIPRASGPDASQPTGKPNGGPGSKSEVGSLAWTCHNLFTQYRMSMDDAFLKDDVYPLLRRAVNYYIHFLEQGEDGKLHLPPTLSPEYGIAPDCNYDLSLLRWGCQTLIWTTDRLKIKDPLLPKWKEILANLTDYPQNENGYMIGKGVPFKHSHRHYSHLFMAYPLHIVDTDDPEMAKLVDKSVRHWHSLKGGLQGYSFSGGASLYATLGWGNDAYEMLNGLKRFIRPNTLYKETFPVIETPMSGAASIHDMLLQSWNGLINVFPAVPDAWGDVAVHHLRAEGSFLVSAVRKDGKTQWVRVVSLAGEPLRLRVHMDAAAVLSGSGSASLKKNAKGDWVGIPAKGTEVLLALPGVKPMVAPVATPEVPKNFGMK, from the coding sequence ATGCAAATTTCTTCTATGATTTTGTTGACGGCATGCCTTTGCCTGTCTGCCGGAGCTTGTCCGTTGGCATGGGGTGGCGATGTGTCGGCGAATGTTTCTTCTGCGGGTGAGTCCGTGTCGGTCAGGGTTGATTGGCCCTCTTATCTGGGTGCACGTGACATGGTCTGGAAAAAGGCTCCGACAGCGTGGGACAATGCTCCTTTTCTGGGGAACGGACTTGTCGGGATGCAGGTGATGCGCGATTCAAAGAATAAAAAAATGCTTAAACTGTGCCTGGGACGCATGGATGCCCAGGAACATATGGAGATCGACGACGGCAAGGATGGTAAAAAAACGGGAGATTGGACATACCACCGCTATCGCGTGCCGATCGGGTATTTTTCCTTCGAGATGCCTGACGAAATCAAGCATTGGGACTTGAGACTGAGACTCTGGGATGCTGAACTGACCGGAACGGTGGGCACCGATGGGGGCAAATATGCTATTCGTGCCTATGTACATGCGACGGCTCCCGTCCTGGTGATGGAAATGACGCCGGAACAAGGTGCTCCTGTCCCGGTCTGGAACTGGAATCCTTTCGGGGCGGACAGTCCGCGTATGAACAGCTGGAGTAAGAATCTCTGGAAGAAGGAAGCTCCCGATTTGGAACTTGCCCGGAAAGGTGAGGCCGTCTCCCTGGCTGGAGGCATCAAGGGTTGGCGGCAGCCTTTGAGACCGAGTGGTGAAGTGGGTACGGCTTGGAAGTTTGTCTCCGGGGCCAAGGGGAAACAGACTTTGTATATCAGTATCGACCATTCTTTCCCGGGCAACACGGCAACCGCCGAGGCCTCTTCCTGCGTGGGGAAGGCCGTGGCAGCTCCTGCCGGTGTCCTCGAACAATTGCACAGGGATTGGTGGCACAAGTTTTACCCGGAAGCCTTCCTGTCGATTCCGGATAGTTACTGGGATTCTTTCTACTGGGCTCAGATGTACAAAATCGGCTCGGGGATGCGAGCGAATGGTCCGGTCCTGGATTTGCAGGGGCCGTGGACGGCTTTGGAGGTCAATTCCTGGCCGGGCGTGTGGTGGAATCTCAATGTCCAGCTGACTTATTGGCCGTGCTACACGGGTAATCGATTGGAGGCGGCCAAGTCGTTATCCAATACGCTGAAGAAGTACCGCACGAATTTGATCAACAATGTCGATGAACAGTATCGATCGGATTCGGCGGGGATCCCCCGTGCTTCCGGGCCGGATGCCAGTCAGCCGACCGGGAAACCCAATGGTGGTCCCGGCTCGAAGTCCGAGGTGGGCTCTCTTGCCTGGACGTGCCACAATCTGTTCACTCAGTACCGTATGAGCATGGATGACGCCTTCCTGAAGGATGATGTCTATCCTTTGCTGAGGCGGGCAGTCAATTACTACATCCATTTTCTGGAACAAGGGGAAGACGGTAAGCTTCACCTGCCGCCGACACTGTCGCCGGAGTACGGTATTGCCCCGGATTGCAACTATGATCTTTCCCTGTTGCGCTGGGGGTGCCAGACTCTGATCTGGACGACGGATCGCCTGAAAATCAAGGATCCCCTTTTGCCGAAGTGGAAGGAAATTCTGGCGAATCTGACAGACTACCCGCAGAATGAAAATGGCTACATGATTGGGAAAGGCGTTCCCTTCAAGCATTCCCATCGTCACTATTCCCACCTGTTCATGGCCTATCCTCTGCATATCGTCGATACGGATGATCCGGAGATGGCCAAGCTGGTCGATAAATCCGTCCGTCACTGGCACAGTCTCAAAGGAGGTTTGCAGGGCTATTCCTTCTCCGGTGGGGCAAGCTTGTATGCAACTCTCGGCTGGGGGAATGACGCTTATGAGATGCTCAATGGCCTCAAACGTTTTATCCGGCCCAATACACTGTACAAGGAAACCTTCCCGGTGATTGAAACCCCGATGTCCGGAGCGGCCTCCATCCACGATATGCTGTTGCAGAGCTGGAATGGCCTTATTAACGTGTTTCCGGCTGTTCCCGATGCCTGGGGGGACGTAGCGGTGCATCATCTGAGAGCGGAAGGCTCCTTCCTCGTCAGTGCCGTCCGCAAGGATGGCAAGACTCAGTGGGTACGGGTCGTAAGCCTGGCCGGAGAACCTCTCCGTTTGCGGGTGCATATGGACGCCGCCGCCGTGTTGTCGGGGTCCGGCAGTGCTTCTTTGAAAAAGAATGCCAAGGGCGACTGGGTGGGAATCCCTGCCAAGGGTACGGAGGTTCTGCTTGCCCTTCCCGGAGTCAAGCCGATGGTTGCTCCGGTGGCGACTCCCGAAGTCCCCAAGAACTTCGGAATGAAGTAA
- the map gene encoding type I methionyl aminopeptidase gives MSSHKIILKSPGEVAKLKKAGEVAARILMDLGAEIQPGRTTREIDQIAAELFRREGCKNAFFGYRGYPGQICISVNEEVVHGIGGDRRIENGDVVSLDVGTIVDGWVGDNAMTVPVGMVDPEVLKLLAATEESLFRAIDCARPGVPLADVCAAVEAFVRPRHFSVVRDFVGHGVGRSMHEEPQVPNYRPTWKTPRLKPGMVIAIEPMVNLGRPSVRILNDGWTVITADGKPSAHFEHTIAITDGAPLILTERPRIALPEQLGITL, from the coding sequence ATGTCCAGCCACAAGATCATTCTCAAATCGCCGGGCGAAGTTGCCAAGCTCAAGAAAGCCGGTGAAGTAGCTGCACGTATCCTGATGGACCTGGGAGCAGAGATCCAGCCGGGACGCACAACGCGTGAGATCGACCAGATCGCTGCCGAACTTTTCCGCCGGGAAGGATGTAAAAATGCCTTTTTCGGTTATCGCGGCTATCCCGGTCAGATCTGCATCTCCGTCAACGAAGAAGTCGTTCATGGAATCGGCGGGGACCGCCGCATTGAAAACGGTGACGTTGTCAGCCTGGATGTCGGCACGATCGTGGACGGCTGGGTTGGCGACAATGCCATGACTGTTCCCGTTGGGATGGTTGATCCCGAAGTACTCAAACTTCTGGCCGCTACGGAAGAATCTCTTTTCCGAGCTATTGACTGCGCTCGTCCGGGCGTTCCGCTCGCTGACGTGTGCGCCGCCGTCGAGGCCTTTGTACGCCCCCGCCACTTCTCCGTCGTCCGGGATTTCGTCGGCCACGGTGTCGGACGCAGCATGCACGAAGAGCCTCAAGTCCCCAATTACCGCCCTACGTGGAAAACTCCGCGCTTGAAACCCGGTATGGTCATCGCCATTGAACCGATGGTCAATCTGGGCCGTCCATCAGTCCGCATTCTGAACGATGGCTGGACAGTCATCACGGCAGACGGCAAGCCTTCCGCCCATTTCGAACATACGATCGCCATCACGGACGGAGCACCGCTCATCCTGACGGAACGCCCGAGGATTGCTCTTCCGGAGCAACTCGGCATCACCCTGTAA